In Rathayibacter sp. VKM Ac-2762, one DNA window encodes the following:
- a CDS encoding DMT family transporter: MTDVSSSAPPSTRDALLLWGAIAVTVLLWASAFVGIRATTEDFGPGALTLGRIVVGSLALTVVRVVLTARRRRSEAAPDPRTAVPRGRLLLLVLGWGVAWFGVYNLALNAAERHVDAGTAALLVNIAPMITAVLAGLLLGEGFPRRLLAGMLVALTGVAVIAFSTSTGQFDVIGVALGLVAAVVYGSAATLQKRLLGRIDAPTMTWLGCLAGTVACLPFAPELVEALAAAPLSSILAVVYLGIFPTAVAFTTWGYVLARSSAGRTAASTYAVPAVVVLLSWLVLAETPPLAALLGGALALAGVAVATLRRRPKAV; the protein is encoded by the coding sequence ATGACCGACGTCTCCTCCTCCGCCCCGCCCTCCACGAGGGACGCCCTCCTGCTGTGGGGCGCGATCGCGGTCACCGTCCTGCTCTGGGCGTCGGCCTTCGTCGGCATCCGCGCCACGACGGAGGACTTCGGCCCGGGCGCGCTGACCCTCGGCCGCATCGTGGTGGGGTCGCTCGCGCTCACGGTGGTGCGCGTCGTCCTCACTGCCCGGAGGCGCCGCTCGGAGGCGGCTCCGGATCCGCGCACGGCGGTCCCGCGCGGGCGCCTCCTCCTGCTCGTGCTGGGCTGGGGGGTCGCCTGGTTCGGGGTCTACAACCTCGCGTTGAACGCTGCGGAGCGGCATGTCGACGCGGGGACGGCGGCGCTGCTGGTGAACATCGCGCCGATGATCACCGCCGTGCTCGCCGGGCTGCTGCTGGGGGAGGGATTCCCCCGCCGTCTCCTCGCCGGGATGCTCGTGGCGCTGACCGGCGTCGCGGTGATCGCGTTCTCCACCTCCACCGGGCAGTTCGACGTGATCGGCGTCGCCCTCGGCCTGGTGGCCGCCGTCGTCTACGGCAGCGCGGCGACCCTCCAGAAGCGCCTGCTGGGCCGGATCGACGCGCCGACGATGACCTGGCTCGGCTGCCTCGCCGGCACGGTCGCGTGCCTGCCCTTCGCACCGGAGCTCGTCGAGGCGCTCGCCGCCGCTCCGCTCTCCTCGATCCTGGCCGTGGTCTACCTCGGGATCTTCCCGACGGCCGTCGCCTTCACGACGTGGGGGTACGTCCTCGCGCGCTCCAGCGCGGGTCGCACCGCGGCGTCCACCTACGCGGTGCCCGCGGTGGTGGTGCTGCTGTCCTGGCTCGTCCTGGCCGAGACCCCGCCGCTCGCCGCGCTGCTCGGAGGCGCGCTCGCCCTGGCCGGAGTCGCGGTGGCGACGCTGCGGAGGCGCCCGAAGGCGGTCTGA
- a CDS encoding toxic anion resistance protein, which produces MTEALQPPVQNALSLTPPEPVAAVPTTSAPSIAPKVPEAALPGLEAKVDGYLDTLLATESRSPEFATRANDIRTMGDADIRSAADSSNRLLSTPVRALQEGGLSEGSTIGKTLLELRRTVEDLDPSEDNLQKKILGFIPFGNKITDYFRRYESAQSHLNAIIQALYDGQDELRKDNAALNLEKQNLWETMTRLNEYIYVAERLDVKLSAKIAELDATDPERAKALREDVLFYARQKHQDLLTQLAVSIQGYLAIDVVIKNNVELIKGVDRATTTTVSALRTAVIVAQALANQRLVLDQITALNTTTSNMIEATSRMLADQSASIQSQAASATVGLPQLQAAFANIYQTMDSISDFKIKALDSMAQTVGVLQTETAKAGEYVERARRSNSDIDATSSLDLGR; this is translated from the coding sequence ATGACCGAGGCCCTGCAGCCGCCCGTCCAGAACGCCCTCTCGCTCACGCCTCCGGAGCCGGTGGCAGCGGTGCCGACCACCTCGGCGCCGTCGATCGCGCCGAAGGTGCCGGAAGCCGCCCTGCCCGGCCTCGAGGCGAAGGTCGACGGCTACCTCGACACGCTCCTGGCGACGGAGTCCCGCAGCCCCGAGTTCGCGACGCGGGCCAACGACATCCGCACGATGGGCGACGCCGACATCCGCTCGGCCGCCGACTCGTCGAACCGGCTGCTGAGCACGCCGGTGCGCGCCCTCCAGGAGGGCGGGCTCTCCGAGGGGTCGACCATCGGCAAGACGCTGCTCGAGCTGCGCCGCACGGTGGAGGATCTGGACCCGTCCGAGGACAACCTGCAGAAGAAGATCCTGGGCTTCATCCCGTTCGGCAACAAGATCACCGACTACTTCCGCCGCTACGAGAGCGCCCAGTCGCACCTGAACGCGATCATCCAGGCCCTGTACGACGGGCAGGACGAGCTGCGGAAGGACAACGCGGCCCTGAATCTCGAGAAGCAGAACCTCTGGGAGACGATGACCCGTCTCAACGAGTACATCTACGTCGCCGAGCGGCTCGATGTGAAGCTCTCGGCGAAGATCGCCGAGCTCGACGCGACCGATCCGGAGCGGGCGAAGGCGCTGCGCGAGGACGTCCTCTTCTACGCGCGCCAGAAGCACCAGGACCTGCTGACCCAGCTGGCCGTGTCGATCCAGGGCTACCTCGCGATCGACGTCGTCATCAAGAACAACGTCGAGCTGATCAAGGGCGTCGACCGCGCGACGACCACGACCGTCTCGGCGCTGCGCACGGCGGTCATCGTGGCGCAGGCGCTCGCCAACCAGCGCCTCGTGCTCGATCAGATCACGGCGCTGAACACCACGACGTCCAACATGATCGAGGCCACCTCGCGCATGCTCGCCGACCAGTCGGCCTCGATCCAGTCGCAGGCCGCCTCGGCCACGGTCGGGCTGCCGCAGCTGCAGGCCGCGTTCGCGAACATCTACCAGACGATGGACTCGATCTCGGACTTCAAGATCAAGGCGCTCGACAGCATGGCCCAGACCGTCGGAGTCCTCCAGACCGAGACGGCGAAGGCCGGCGAGTACGTCGAGCGGGCCCGCCGCAGCAACTCGGACATCGACGCGACGTCCTCGCTCGATCTCGGCCGCTAG